The proteins below are encoded in one region of Holophagaceae bacterium:
- a CDS encoding type IV secretion system DNA-binding domain-containing protein, producing MTPDPVRQTGLKIATFLLKHGSELKPWVGVAMLLALALTTLILLRHTSWGRGLAYSRPSLFRGLHYPFIAPLLTVLIGFLIAFCTPYYVDGMERYRPTSWPPLQNIAIGTSLNWVALGGAMVILGALLLVLRSNHVSLPKTQRSSARWAKWGDISPVPGWRWTIPISVHFRGSFEAWRTGGGQTLFTVRESDVARHILLVGQTGSGKGFTVFGPIIESSRTPIVYQDVKGQCPGIDRVKARLGVNPIRWGCAAQGGWASMNWNAMEECRRDTAPSASFNALAAALIPGRGDEDWVAQLSRPILSWVMERGQSHSLANLQDALVNKGVDSVLDTAEVPQGLVLALQGKNVREYIGTTLFASLACFGSGWGREVTSSHDFTLADVCSQGAYVLSAEPERNLRAPLTVFWRLLLRRLQRSSEKIPLTLLFDEALAAGRIPDVQDLLMTIRDRDVSVIFGTQHLSGLRQVYGREEGDSLISSFASRIWLLSALDHRDRKELIEELGTRIIIEKHGSGSNRQDVPIEVPLLARADLNRRANQSGVFWAVIESPSSEGNPIICRMQGGPTDLIQRPPIGATENHPDLYSPRPTTPPLITQGEPPIQVIQALEALHDDEHEIDPWD from the coding sequence ATGACGCCTGATCCTGTACGCCAAACTGGGTTGAAGATCGCCACCTTTTTGCTCAAACATGGCAGCGAATTGAAGCCATGGGTTGGGGTAGCCATGTTGCTCGCACTGGCTCTGACAACCCTGATTCTGCTTCGTCACACGTCGTGGGGCCGAGGGCTTGCTTATTCTCGCCCTTCGTTATTCCGGGGTCTCCACTACCCCTTCATTGCGCCGCTGCTAACGGTCCTAATCGGATTCCTCATCGCCTTTTGCACTCCCTACTACGTGGATGGGATGGAAAGATACCGGCCAACCAGCTGGCCTCCTCTTCAGAACATCGCCATTGGGACCTCCCTGAATTGGGTTGCACTGGGTGGAGCGATGGTGATCCTGGGCGCCCTGTTGCTGGTGTTGAGATCCAATCACGTTTCATTACCCAAGACCCAGCGAAGCTCCGCCCGATGGGCCAAGTGGGGGGATATCTCACCAGTTCCAGGTTGGCGGTGGACAATCCCTATCTCAGTCCACTTCCGGGGTTCATTCGAAGCCTGGCGCACGGGCGGTGGACAAACACTATTCACGGTCCGTGAATCAGATGTTGCCCGCCACATCCTCCTGGTAGGGCAGACAGGCTCCGGAAAGGGGTTCACCGTTTTCGGTCCGATCATCGAGAGCTCACGTACACCCATTGTTTATCAAGACGTGAAGGGCCAGTGCCCAGGTATCGACCGCGTGAAGGCGCGTCTTGGTGTAAATCCTATCCGCTGGGGGTGCGCCGCGCAGGGAGGGTGGGCCTCCATGAATTGGAACGCGATGGAAGAATGCCGACGCGACACGGCTCCATCGGCGTCATTCAATGCTTTGGCAGCTGCACTCATCCCAGGACGAGGCGATGAGGATTGGGTCGCCCAGCTTTCGAGGCCGATTCTGTCCTGGGTTATGGAGCGTGGACAATCCCACTCCTTGGCCAATTTACAGGATGCCTTGGTGAACAAGGGCGTCGATTCCGTCCTCGACACGGCAGAAGTCCCCCAAGGATTGGTGCTGGCCCTTCAGGGAAAGAATGTTCGCGAATACATTGGGACCACGCTCTTCGCCTCTCTGGCTTGCTTTGGCAGCGGATGGGGCCGCGAGGTGACATCCAGCCACGACTTCACCTTGGCCGATGTTTGCTCACAAGGGGCCTACGTTTTATCTGCCGAACCAGAACGGAATCTGAGGGCGCCGCTCACTGTGTTCTGGCGTCTCCTTTTGCGGAGGCTTCAGCGCAGCTCAGAGAAAATTCCACTCACACTGCTTTTCGATGAGGCTTTGGCTGCTGGCAGAATTCCTGATGTTCAGGACCTTCTGATGACGATCCGTGACCGGGATGTCAGCGTGATTTTTGGGACCCAACATCTCTCTGGTTTGCGTCAGGTTTATGGCCGGGAAGAGGGTGACTCACTCATTTCCTCCTTCGCTTCAAGAATCTGGTTGCTGAGCGCATTGGACCATCGCGACCGTAAGGAGCTAATCGAGGAACTTGGTACGCGGATCATCATCGAGAAACACGGGAGCGGCTCGAATAGACAGGATGTTCCCATTGAAGTGCCTCTTCTCGCACGGGCAGATCTCAATCGCAGAGCAAATCAAAGTGGTGTGTTTTGGGCCGTGATCGAGAGCCCTTCCTCTGAAGGAAACCCGATCATTTGTCGGATGCAGGGAGGCCCCACGGACCTGATCCAACGGCCTCCTATTGGAGCTACCGAGAACCATCCCGACCTATACTCACCGCGCCCCACAACGCCGCCACTTATCACACAAGGGGAGCCTCCAATTCAAGTCATCCAGGCTTTGGAAGCACTCCATGACGATGAGCACGAAATAGACCCGTGGGACTGA
- a CDS encoding ATP-binding protein — MSFNFSIPQIVGDPLEFILNVGESLFLLGANGTGKSSLMHRFYNVHRANARRISAHRQTWFSSNAITLSPEQRRSTQNDIQATDAGPTSRWRDDYSAARASIAIYDLIDAENVRARAIAGAVDISDIDLARVLSKKDAPIKIINELLRLSNIPIEISVKENEQVLASKSGCNPYSIAELSDGERNSLLIAADVLTAKPGSLILIDEPERHLHRSIISPLLTLLFQKRLDCAFIVSTHEVMLPSTIPVLILCSFEIASARFFIHGMGR; from the coding sequence ATGTCCTTCAACTTTTCCATTCCTCAAATAGTTGGCGACCCTTTAGAGTTTATTTTAAATGTCGGGGAAAGCCTTTTTCTCTTAGGGGCTAATGGAACTGGTAAATCAAGCTTAATGCACCGGTTCTATAATGTTCATAGGGCCAACGCTCGTCGGATATCCGCGCACCGGCAGACATGGTTTTCTTCCAATGCAATAACCTTGTCACCCGAACAAAGGCGAAGCACCCAAAACGATATTCAAGCAACAGACGCCGGACCCACATCGCGATGGAGAGATGACTATTCTGCAGCGCGTGCAAGCATTGCAATATATGACCTCATTGACGCTGAAAATGTTCGTGCGCGAGCCATAGCTGGAGCGGTCGATATCAGCGATATTGATCTTGCCAGGGTACTCTCAAAAAAAGATGCGCCAATCAAGATCATTAACGAGTTGCTTCGGCTTTCCAACATACCCATTGAAATCTCAGTAAAAGAAAACGAGCAAGTCCTCGCCAGCAAATCAGGCTGTAATCCATACAGCATTGCCGAGCTTTCGGACGGCGAACGTAATTCTCTCCTTATCGCGGCGGATGTGCTGACGGCTAAACCTGGTTCCTTAATTCTCATTGATGAACCCGAACGCCATCTTCATCGCTCCATCATTTCCCCTCTTCTTACCCTATTGTTCCAAAAGCGACTGGACTGCGCTTTCATCGTTTCGACGCACGAGGTAATGCTGCCCTCGACAATCCCAGTGCTCATACTTTGCTCGTTCGAAATTGCCTCTGCGAGGTTCTTCATTCACGGCATGGGACGTTGA